From Acidipropionibacterium acidipropionici, one genomic window encodes:
- the rpsT gene encoding 30S ribosomal protein S20, translating to MPNIKSQVKRVKTNEKARQRNKAVKSALRTYVRNFRRAAEAGDQDKAVEYAKIANRQLDKAVSKGVIHKNQAANRKSAISKKLNSLAA from the coding sequence GTGCCCAACATCAAGTCCCAGGTCAAGCGCGTCAAGACGAACGAGAAGGCCCGTCAGCGCAACAAGGCCGTCAAGTCGGCCCTGCGCACCTACGTGCGCAACTTCCGTCGCGCCGCCGAGGCCGGCGACCAGGACAAGGCTGTCGAGTACGCGAAGATTGCCAATCGGCAGCTCGACAAGGCCGTGTCGAAGGGTGTCATCCACAAGAACCAGGCTGCGAATCGCAAGTCGGCCATCTCCAAGAAGCTAAACTCGCTGGCCGCCTGA
- a CDS encoding DinB family protein has translation MTTTSRSWPDQLAAQLRWHWDHQLSARLAGLTDEEYFWEPVADCWSVRPRGTSTAQMQAGSGAMTIDFAFPEPSPAPFTTIAWRLGHVIVGVLGARNGVHFGHEQVTYDSFEYAPTATQALAQLEREYRRWTDGVAAMSEDEFWAPCGPGEGGWADHPMAELVLHINREVIHHLSEVCLLRDLHLHTIRQDAS, from the coding sequence ATGACCACCACATCGAGATCCTGGCCCGACCAGCTGGCCGCCCAGCTGCGGTGGCACTGGGACCACCAGCTCAGCGCCCGGCTCGCCGGCCTCACCGACGAGGAGTATTTCTGGGAGCCCGTCGCCGACTGCTGGAGCGTGCGCCCGCGCGGCACCAGCACCGCCCAGATGCAGGCCGGATCGGGGGCGATGACGATCGACTTCGCGTTCCCGGAGCCCTCCCCCGCCCCGTTCACCACCATCGCCTGGCGGCTGGGCCATGTGATCGTCGGGGTGCTCGGGGCGCGCAACGGCGTGCACTTCGGCCACGAGCAGGTCACCTACGACTCCTTCGAGTACGCGCCCACCGCGACGCAGGCGCTTGCCCAGCTGGAACGGGAGTACCGGCGATGGACAGACGGCGTCGCGGCGATGAGCGAGGATGAGTTCTGGGCTCCCTGCGGCCCCGGCGAGGGAGGCTGGGCCGATCATCCGATGGCCGAGCTCGTGCTGCACATCAACAGGGAGGTCATCCACCATCTCTCGGAGGTCTGCCTGCTGCGCGACCTCCATCTCCACACCATCAGACAGGACGCATCATGA
- the holA gene encoding DNA polymerase III subunit delta, producing MTGRGGRTASRSAARGRDGGESVFGRTLLVHGPETLLSDRAVARRISAAQAENPQAEIVRLSGTGMDGAAFLEASGGSLFSQATVLVVSELCDVDKDLFDMVSATAANPPEELCLVLVHPGGVKGKGLLDKLRKAGVEKADASALKPFKVPEFIRDEARAQGLQMDNRAAEALHRALGNDLRTLASALHQLRSDTEDPRIDAQTVTTYFGGRAEVKGYAVSDALLAGDLPRALEQLRWAIATGTAPVQVTSALSFGLRGLGLYLDLRTARMSDMDIAKAIGTYPGNVKEYSRICRGWNKAGLAEAIIAVARADAGVKGASVDAEYALEAVLLEVDAARRAALPSRTR from the coding sequence GTGACTGGTCGAGGTGGCAGGACAGCGTCCCGTTCGGCGGCAAGAGGCCGGGACGGCGGTGAATCGGTCTTCGGCCGCACCCTCCTGGTCCACGGACCCGAGACCCTGCTGTCCGACCGGGCCGTGGCCCGGCGGATCTCCGCCGCGCAGGCCGAGAACCCCCAGGCCGAGATCGTCAGGCTGTCCGGCACCGGGATGGACGGCGCCGCCTTCCTGGAGGCCAGCGGCGGCTCCCTGTTCAGCCAGGCCACCGTCCTGGTCGTCAGCGAGCTCTGCGACGTCGACAAGGACCTCTTCGACATGGTCTCCGCCACCGCGGCGAACCCCCCCGAGGAACTCTGCCTGGTGCTCGTCCATCCCGGCGGGGTGAAGGGCAAGGGGCTGCTGGACAAGCTCCGCAAGGCCGGCGTCGAGAAGGCCGACGCCAGCGCGCTGAAGCCGTTCAAGGTCCCCGAATTCATCCGCGACGAGGCCCGCGCCCAGGGCCTGCAGATGGACAACCGGGCCGCCGAGGCCCTTCACCGGGCCCTCGGCAACGACCTGCGGACGCTGGCCTCGGCCCTGCACCAGCTCAGGTCCGACACCGAGGACCCCCGGATCGACGCCCAGACGGTGACCACCTACTTCGGCGGACGCGCCGAGGTGAAGGGCTACGCGGTGAGCGACGCCCTGCTGGCCGGCGATCTGCCCCGCGCCCTCGAACAGCTGCGCTGGGCGATTGCGACCGGCACCGCCCCGGTGCAGGTCACCAGCGCCCTGTCCTTCGGACTGCGCGGTCTGGGGCTGTATCTGGACCTGCGCACCGCCCGGATGAGTGACATGGACATCGCCAAGGCGATCGGCACCTACCCCGGCAACGTTAAGGAGTACTCGCGGATCTGCCGCGGCTGGAACAAGGCGGGCCTGGCCGAGGCGATCATCGCCGTCGCCCGCGCCGACGCCGGCGTCAAGGGCGCCTCCGTGGACGCCGAGTACGCCCTGGAGGCTGTGCTGCTGGAGGTCGACGCCGCCCGCCGCGCCGCCCTGCCCTCGCGCACCCGCTGA
- a CDS encoding alpha-amylase family protein, giving the protein MASPFRDAADLLSEPARQTFELRWSRYLPDLESGLRAVYGERTGEIVERLRPILERRAAERSPELRCLDEARLLTPGWLQSPTMIGYAAYADRFAGTLSGIVDHLDHLEALGVTYLHLMPFLEPRPGDSDGGYAVADHRAVRPDLGSVADVESLTAQLRRHGISLVMDLVVNHVAAEHDWAVRARAGEQRYRDYFHILADRHEVDRWEESLPEVFPDFAPGNFTLDDAAGGWVRTTFNSWQWDLNWADPDVFCEFVDLMSWWANKGVEVFRLDATAFIWKELGTSCQNRPQVHDITQALRQAMRIVAPAVAFKAEAIVGPTDLVGYLGTDEHSGLVADMAYHNALMVHLWSALAARDSSLAEVALRRFPDKPTGTTWATYARCHDDIGWAIDDPDARDAGLDPVAHRRFLSDFYSGQFPGSFARGLVFQENPATGDRRISGSLASLAGLQAALEAGDPARTADAVARILLLHTAILGFGGVPLLWMGDEIGTLNDDSWACDPDHAGDNRWVHRPRMDWRAADEAREHPRSAAGRIWWGIRHVIGVRRATPELDAAAETVVLPSPDTRIMMWGRDHPRGRMVQLYNLSEQVVWFPMHALRQELGDRATELLSGFQYDLTPAVLRIDPFQRLWFTTRGLP; this is encoded by the coding sequence ATGGCCTCACCCTTCCGCGACGCCGCGGACCTTCTGAGCGAGCCCGCCCGCCAGACCTTCGAGTTGCGATGGTCGCGATACCTGCCGGATCTGGAGTCCGGCCTGCGGGCGGTCTACGGGGAGCGCACCGGGGAGATCGTCGAGCGGCTGCGCCCGATCCTGGAGCGCCGGGCCGCCGAGCGCAGCCCGGAGCTGCGGTGTCTGGACGAGGCCAGGCTGCTCACCCCGGGATGGCTGCAGTCCCCGACGATGATCGGCTACGCGGCCTACGCCGACCGTTTCGCCGGCACCCTGTCCGGGATCGTCGACCATCTCGACCATCTGGAGGCCCTGGGCGTCACCTATCTTCATCTGATGCCCTTCCTGGAGCCCCGCCCCGGCGATTCCGACGGAGGGTATGCGGTCGCCGACCACCGCGCCGTGAGGCCGGACCTGGGCAGCGTGGCCGATGTGGAGTCGCTGACCGCGCAGCTGCGCCGGCACGGCATCAGCCTGGTGATGGATCTGGTGGTCAACCATGTGGCCGCCGAGCACGACTGGGCGGTCAGGGCGCGGGCCGGTGAGCAGCGCTACCGGGACTACTTCCACATCCTGGCCGACCGGCATGAGGTCGATCGCTGGGAGGAGAGCCTGCCGGAGGTCTTCCCGGATTTCGCGCCCGGCAATTTCACCCTCGACGACGCCGCCGGCGGCTGGGTGCGCACCACCTTCAACTCCTGGCAGTGGGATCTCAACTGGGCCGATCCCGACGTCTTCTGCGAGTTCGTCGACCTCATGTCCTGGTGGGCCAACAAGGGGGTGGAGGTCTTCCGCCTCGACGCCACCGCCTTCATCTGGAAGGAGCTGGGCACCTCCTGTCAGAACCGGCCCCAGGTCCATGACATCACCCAGGCACTGCGGCAGGCGATGCGGATCGTCGCCCCGGCGGTGGCCTTCAAGGCCGAGGCGATCGTGGGACCCACCGATCTTGTGGGCTATCTGGGCACCGATGAGCACAGCGGACTGGTGGCCGACATGGCCTACCACAACGCCCTCATGGTGCACCTGTGGAGCGCCCTGGCGGCGCGGGACTCGTCACTGGCCGAGGTGGCGCTGCGCAGATTCCCCGACAAGCCGACGGGCACGACGTGGGCCACCTACGCCCGGTGCCATGACGACATCGGCTGGGCGATCGACGATCCGGACGCCCGGGACGCCGGCCTGGATCCGGTCGCGCACCGGCGATTCCTCTCGGACTTCTACTCGGGGCAGTTCCCCGGCAGCTTCGCCCGCGGCCTGGTGTTCCAGGAGAATCCGGCGACCGGCGATCGCAGGATCTCCGGCTCGCTGGCCAGTCTGGCCGGCCTCCAGGCCGCACTGGAGGCCGGGGACCCCGCACGGACGGCGGACGCCGTGGCACGGATCCTCCTGCTTCACACCGCGATCCTGGGGTTCGGGGGTGTGCCGCTGCTGTGGATGGGAGACGAGATCGGCACCCTCAACGACGACTCCTGGGCCTGCGATCCCGACCATGCGGGGGACAACCGGTGGGTGCACCGTCCCCGGATGGATTGGCGGGCCGCTGATGAGGCCCGGGAGCATCCGAGGTCGGCGGCGGGGCGGATCTGGTGGGGGATCCGCCACGTCATCGGGGTGAGGCGCGCCACCCCGGAGCTCGACGCCGCGGCGGAGACCGTCGTTCTGCCGAGCCCCGACACCCGCATCATGATGTGGGGACGGGACCATCCCCGCGGCCGGATGGTCCAGCTGTACAACCTCAGCGAGCAGGTGGTGTGGTTCCCCATGCATGCGCTGCGCCAGGAGCTGGGAGATCGCGCCACCGAGCTGCTGAGTGGGTTCCAGTACGATCTGACGCCGGCCGTGCTGCGCATCGATCCGTTCCAGAGACTGTGGTTCACGACCCGCGGGCTTCCCTGA
- a CDS encoding o-succinylbenzoate synthase: protein MVDRGIDDLLVYRVPLTVRFRRIDVRDGLLLHGPSGWGETSPFWDYDAAESSAWLRAGIEGATSSLPDPLRDSIPVNVTVPVVDPGQAYRIVSSSGCATAKVKVADPRSRLSADCARVEAVRDALGAGGRIRIDANAAWTVDEAVAAITELAAAAGELEYAEQPCPSIADLAAVRRRVDVPIAADESVRRAEDPLAVARAGAADLIIVKAQPLGGVLRALQVVEEAGLPAVVSSALDTSVGIGLAAHLAAAMPRLDHACGLATTRLFTGDVTPDPLLPQNGSIPVRRVTVDTSGVTEGGRELCGRWAARLDEMAEALDD, encoded by the coding sequence ATGGTCGACAGGGGGATCGACGACCTGCTGGTCTACCGCGTGCCGCTCACCGTCCGGTTCCGTCGCATCGACGTGCGTGACGGCCTGCTGCTCCACGGCCCGTCCGGCTGGGGCGAGACCTCGCCGTTCTGGGACTACGACGCCGCCGAGTCCTCGGCCTGGCTGCGGGCCGGCATCGAGGGGGCGACGTCGTCGCTTCCGGACCCGCTGCGCGACAGCATCCCCGTCAATGTCACCGTCCCCGTCGTCGACCCCGGGCAGGCGTACCGCATCGTCTCCTCCTCGGGGTGCGCCACGGCCAAGGTGAAGGTCGCCGATCCGCGCTCCCGGCTGTCGGCGGACTGCGCCCGCGTCGAGGCGGTCCGCGACGCCCTGGGGGCGGGCGGGCGCATCAGGATCGACGCCAACGCGGCCTGGACGGTCGATGAGGCTGTCGCTGCGATCACCGAACTGGCCGCGGCGGCCGGGGAGTTGGAGTACGCCGAGCAGCCCTGTCCGAGCATCGCCGATCTGGCCGCGGTGAGGCGCCGCGTCGACGTGCCGATCGCCGCCGACGAGTCGGTGCGCCGGGCCGAGGACCCCTTGGCGGTGGCCCGCGCGGGGGCCGCAGATCTCATCATCGTCAAGGCCCAGCCCCTGGGCGGGGTGCTGCGGGCCCTGCAGGTCGTCGAGGAGGCCGGGCTGCCCGCCGTCGTCTCCTCGGCCCTGGACACCAGCGTCGGCATCGGTCTGGCGGCCCACCTGGCGGCCGCCATGCCGCGTCTGGACCACGCCTGCGGGCTGGCCACCACCCGGCTGTTCACCGGCGATGTCACGCCGGATCCGCTCCTGCCCCAGAACGGCTCGATCCCGGTCCGTCGGGTCACGGTCGACACCTCCGGCGTCACCGAGGGGGGCCGGGAGCTGTGCGGCCGATGGGCCGCCCGCCTGGATGAGATGGCGGAGGCCCTCGATGACTGA
- a CDS encoding VOC family protein: protein MSRPFQVTFDTHDPIAVSRFWAEVLGYIIPGPPGVELTPDEDPYDAWETFITGLGMDFAGSIAGAAEDPDGTGPRLYFQKVPEDKTVKNRVHLDVRVAPDLDGDERMAALEAESRRLEELGGRRLRRFDPAPPLDRGHIVMADPEGNEFCLD, encoded by the coding sequence ATGAGCAGACCATTCCAGGTGACCTTCGACACCCACGACCCGATCGCCGTGTCCAGATTCTGGGCCGAGGTGCTCGGCTACATCATCCCTGGGCCGCCCGGGGTGGAGCTGACCCCCGACGAGGACCCCTATGACGCCTGGGAGACCTTCATCACCGGGCTGGGCATGGACTTCGCCGGGAGCATCGCCGGGGCCGCCGAGGACCCGGACGGCACCGGTCCCCGGCTGTACTTCCAGAAGGTCCCCGAGGACAAGACCGTCAAGAACCGGGTGCATCTGGATGTGCGGGTGGCACCCGACCTGGACGGCGACGAGCGGATGGCGGCCCTGGAGGCCGAGAGCCGGCGTCTGGAGGAGCTGGGAGGCCGTCGTCTGCGGCGCTTCGACCCCGCACCCCCGCTCGACCGGGGCCACATCGTGATGGCCGACCCGGAGGGCAACGAGTTCTGCCTCGACTGA
- the lepA gene encoding translation elongation factor 4, producing MPAPTVANVPQPGATEPSMIRNFCIIAHIDHGKSTLADRMLQLTGVLDERSARAQYLDRMDIERERGITIKSQAVRMPWHVDGSAYILNMIDTPGHVDFTYEVERSLQACEGAVLLVDAAQGIEAQTLANLYLALEADLEIIPVLNKIDLPGAEPEKHAAEIAGIIGCDPSDVLKVSAKTGDGVPELLDTIVSRIPAPEGVDDGPARALIFDSVYDTYRGVVTYVRVVDGELRPREKVLMMSTRATHEVLEMGVISPEMVPAEGLGAGEVGYVITGVKDVRQSRVGDTVTRAADPSPKDLGGYAPPRPMVYSGLFPIDANDFPELRDALDKLQLNDASLSYEPETSTALGFGFRVGFLGLLHMEIVRERLEREFDLDLISTAPSVVYRVVMEDGTEVHVTNPSEYPTEGRIAEVYEPVVDATILTPSEFIGPILEMCQQRRGVQKGMDYLSESRVEIRYTMPLSEIVFDFFDVLKSRTKGYASLDYHEAGEQASDLVKVDILLNGDPVDAFSSIVHRDKAYAYGVAMAGKLKELIPRQQFEVPIQAAIGARVIARETIRAVRKDVLAKCYGGDISRKRKLLEKQKAGKKRMKVVGSVEVPQEAFVAALRTGEGSEKK from the coding sequence ATGCCCGCGCCCACCGTTGCGAATGTCCCACAGCCGGGGGCGACCGAACCCTCGATGATCCGGAACTTCTGCATCATCGCCCATATCGACCACGGCAAGTCCACCTTGGCCGACCGGATGCTGCAGCTCACCGGCGTCCTGGACGAGCGCAGCGCCCGCGCCCAGTACCTCGACCGGATGGACATCGAGCGGGAGCGGGGCATCACCATCAAGTCCCAGGCGGTACGGATGCCCTGGCATGTGGACGGCAGCGCCTACATCCTCAACATGATCGACACCCCCGGCCACGTCGACTTCACCTACGAGGTGGAGCGTTCACTGCAGGCCTGCGAGGGGGCGGTGCTGCTGGTCGACGCCGCCCAGGGCATCGAGGCCCAGACACTGGCCAACCTGTACCTGGCCCTGGAGGCGGACCTGGAGATCATCCCGGTCCTCAACAAGATCGACCTGCCGGGCGCCGAACCCGAGAAGCACGCCGCCGAGATCGCCGGGATCATCGGATGCGACCCGTCCGACGTCCTGAAGGTCTCCGCCAAGACCGGCGACGGCGTCCCCGAGCTGCTCGACACCATCGTCTCGCGGATACCTGCACCCGAGGGGGTCGACGACGGCCCGGCCCGCGCGCTGATCTTCGACTCCGTCTACGACACCTACCGTGGCGTCGTCACCTACGTCCGGGTGGTCGACGGGGAGCTGCGCCCCCGCGAGAAGGTGCTCATGATGAGTACCCGCGCCACCCACGAGGTGCTCGAGATGGGCGTCATCTCACCGGAGATGGTGCCCGCCGAGGGGCTGGGAGCCGGCGAGGTGGGTTATGTCATCACCGGCGTCAAGGATGTGCGCCAGTCCCGGGTGGGCGACACCGTCACCCGCGCCGCCGACCCCTCCCCGAAGGACCTGGGTGGCTACGCGCCGCCGCGCCCGATGGTCTACTCCGGGCTCTTCCCGATCGACGCCAATGACTTCCCCGAGCTGCGCGACGCCTTGGACAAGCTGCAGCTCAACGACGCCTCCCTGAGCTACGAGCCGGAGACCTCCACCGCCCTGGGATTCGGCTTCCGTGTCGGGTTCCTGGGCCTTCTGCACATGGAGATCGTGCGCGAGCGACTGGAGCGCGAGTTCGATCTGGATCTCATCTCCACCGCCCCCTCGGTGGTCTACCGGGTGGTGATGGAGGACGGCACCGAGGTGCACGTCACCAACCCCTCCGAGTACCCCACCGAGGGCAGGATCGCCGAGGTCTACGAGCCGGTGGTCGACGCCACCATCCTCACCCCGAGCGAGTTCATCGGCCCGATCCTGGAGATGTGCCAGCAGCGGCGCGGCGTCCAGAAGGGGATGGACTACCTGTCGGAGAGCAGGGTGGAGATCCGCTACACGATGCCCCTCTCGGAGATCGTCTTCGACTTCTTCGACGTGCTGAAGTCCAGGACCAAGGGGTACGCCTCGCTGGACTATCACGAGGCCGGTGAGCAGGCCTCCGACCTGGTGAAGGTCGACATCCTGCTCAACGGCGATCCGGTGGACGCCTTCTCCTCGATCGTCCACCGCGACAAGGCCTACGCCTACGGGGTGGCGATGGCCGGGAAGCTCAAGGAGCTCATTCCCCGTCAGCAGTTCGAGGTGCCCATCCAGGCCGCCATCGGGGCCCGGGTCATCGCCCGCGAGACCATCCGGGCGGTCCGCAAGGACGTGCTGGCCAAGTGCTACGGCGGCGACATCTCACGTAAGCGGAAGCTGCTGGAGAAGCAGAAGGCCGGCAAGAAGCGGATGAAGGTCGTCGGCTCGGTGGAGGTGCCCCAGGAGGCCTTCGTCGCGGCCCTGCGCACCGGCGAGGGGTCGGAGAAGAAGTAG
- the menD gene encoding 2-succinyl-5-enolpyruvyl-6-hydroxy-3-cyclohexene-1-carboxylic-acid synthase, whose amino-acid sequence MTEAESAQRSRRLVRALVAQGLRDVVYCPGSRDAPLGYALAAAEEAGWLRVHVRIDERSAGFMALGLSRASVQAGASVPAAVVTTSGTAVANLHPAVLEADASGIPLLVLTSDRPHEMWHTGANQTTLQSNIYGRAARFSATIPAEYPSDSRLEGLVGRAFATASGVITRDPGPVHLDVCFRDPLVPVEHPAVGPSPEPTGIHVSGGTPGAGRLSLPARGVVVAGDAAGPTAARIAETAGWPLLAEPTSGARSGPNAITDYQTILGTGLADEIGTVLVLGHPTLSRPVSRLLTGASADIVVITDSPRWADVAGRASIMTTPGEVVCPEPRDPSWLRRWKDADRGGGADGKDRACAMIWEDACRGADGPQAPALVIGASAVIRSFDRFARAGDRAPIAVANRGLAGIDGTVSTAVGLAAGLRRPVRVVVGDVTAAHDATGLLTGRCESEPDVQVIVLNDAGGAIFGGLEHASAPRPVLERFFLTPQILDLEDLAGALGAAFQRVDANGLDAVLGAPIRGRSIIEVTLPAL is encoded by the coding sequence ATGACTGAGGCGGAATCGGCGCAGCGATCGCGTCGGCTCGTGAGAGCGCTGGTGGCTCAGGGGCTGCGCGACGTCGTCTACTGCCCGGGCTCCCGCGACGCCCCCTTGGGTTACGCCCTCGCGGCGGCCGAGGAGGCCGGGTGGCTGCGGGTCCATGTGCGCATCGACGAGCGCTCGGCCGGCTTCATGGCGCTGGGCCTCTCACGTGCCTCGGTGCAGGCCGGCGCCAGTGTCCCGGCCGCCGTGGTCACCACCTCCGGAACGGCGGTCGCCAACCTGCACCCGGCCGTCCTGGAGGCCGACGCCAGCGGTATCCCGCTGCTCGTGCTCACCTCGGACCGGCCCCACGAGATGTGGCACACCGGTGCCAACCAGACCACCCTGCAGTCCAACATCTACGGCCGGGCCGCCCGGTTCTCGGCGACGATCCCCGCCGAGTACCCCTCGGACTCCCGTCTGGAGGGTCTGGTCGGCCGCGCCTTCGCCACCGCATCGGGGGTCATCACGCGGGACCCGGGGCCGGTGCACCTGGATGTGTGCTTCCGGGACCCGCTCGTCCCGGTCGAGCACCCGGCTGTGGGCCCGTCGCCGGAGCCGACCGGCATCCATGTGTCGGGGGGCACGCCCGGGGCCGGGAGGTTGAGCCTGCCGGCCCGCGGCGTCGTGGTCGCCGGTGACGCCGCCGGTCCCACGGCCGCGCGGATCGCCGAGACCGCGGGCTGGCCGCTGTTGGCAGAGCCCACCTCGGGGGCGCGCTCGGGCCCCAATGCGATCACCGACTACCAGACGATTCTGGGGACCGGTCTGGCCGATGAGATCGGGACGGTCCTGGTGCTCGGCCACCCGACCCTCTCCCGGCCGGTCTCCCGGCTGCTGACAGGGGCCAGCGCCGACATCGTGGTCATCACCGACTCGCCGCGATGGGCCGATGTGGCCGGCCGTGCATCGATCATGACGACTCCCGGAGAGGTGGTCTGCCCCGAACCGCGGGACCCCTCCTGGCTGCGGCGGTGGAAGGACGCCGACCGCGGCGGCGGTGCCGACGGCAAGGACCGTGCATGCGCCATGATCTGGGAGGACGCCTGCCGCGGAGCCGACGGCCCGCAGGCCCCGGCCCTGGTGATCGGGGCCTCGGCGGTGATCCGCTCCTTCGACCGCTTCGCCCGGGCCGGCGACCGGGCGCCGATCGCGGTCGCCAACCGCGGCCTGGCCGGCATCGACGGCACCGTCTCGACGGCGGTGGGCCTGGCGGCCGGACTACGGCGTCCGGTGCGGGTCGTGGTGGGTGATGTGACCGCCGCCCATGACGCCACCGGCCTGTTGACCGGTCGATGCGAGTCGGAACCCGACGTCCAGGTGATCGTTCTCAACGACGCCGGCGGCGCGATCTTCGGCGGCCTGGAGCACGCGAGCGCTCCCAGGCCGGTCCTGGAGCGCTTCTTCCTCACCCCTCAGATCCTGGATCTGGAGGATCTGGCAGGGGCGCTGGGCGCGGCCTTCCAGCGGGTCGACGCCAACGGTCTGGACGCTGTGCTGGGGGCCCCGATCCGCGGCCGCAGCATCATCGAGGTGACCCTGCCGGCTCTGTGA
- a CDS encoding isochorismate synthase: MPDLDVASLTGGVLPGSSALADLSGARWLAEVSALLPADAERPRVWIAPDADDAPCILGWGTAARFSGTSAGGVHTAWEQFRSWAAGADAEPVALGSFPFARDRAGDLVVPAVTVIRRARGRRTEVLSAPGEPMPRRVPRPHREPASLAELPQPGAERAWRTAVESAVAALDDDCRVQKVVLARTVELLAPHPIDQMAVATALAARFSGCWTYAHDGLIGATPELLVDLRGGRFRSRVLAGTRKPAWSEELLSDPKEQREHQLAVASVTQVLEADGVSPTVEGPFLLRLPNVTHLATDITARVGSRTDAARVVDALHPTAAVCGTPREDAYQIIERVEGLDRGQFSGPVGWMTADGSGQWGIGLRCGQFAPGSRRVTVYAGAGIMPSSDPAKEWLETGAKMEAFLSALR, translated from the coding sequence GTGCCCGATCTTGACGTCGCCTCCCTCACCGGCGGGGTGCTGCCCGGTTCCTCGGCCCTGGCGGACCTGTCCGGGGCCCGCTGGCTCGCGGAGGTCTCGGCCCTCCTCCCGGCGGACGCCGAACGCCCCCGGGTATGGATCGCCCCCGACGCCGACGACGCCCCCTGCATCCTCGGATGGGGGACGGCGGCCCGGTTCAGCGGGACCAGCGCGGGCGGGGTGCACACCGCATGGGAACAGTTCCGCTCCTGGGCAGCGGGGGCCGACGCCGAACCCGTCGCACTCGGCTCCTTCCCCTTCGCCCGAGACCGGGCAGGAGACCTCGTCGTCCCCGCCGTCACCGTGATACGCCGCGCCAGAGGCCGCCGGACCGAGGTGCTGTCGGCCCCCGGCGAGCCGATGCCCCGCCGCGTGCCGCGTCCCCACCGGGAGCCGGCCTCCCTCGCCGAACTCCCCCAGCCCGGCGCCGAGCGGGCCTGGCGCACCGCCGTGGAATCGGCCGTGGCGGCCCTGGACGACGACTGCCGGGTGCAGAAGGTGGTTCTGGCCAGGACCGTCGAACTGCTCGCCCCCCACCCGATCGACCAGATGGCGGTGGCCACCGCACTCGCCGCACGGTTCAGCGGCTGCTGGACCTACGCCCACGACGGGCTGATCGGGGCCACCCCCGAACTGCTGGTCGATCTGCGCGGCGGCCGGTTCCGCAGCCGGGTGCTGGCCGGCACCCGCAAGCCCGCCTGGTCCGAGGAACTGCTCAGCGACCCCAAGGAGCAGCGCGAGCACCAGCTGGCGGTCGCATCGGTGACGCAGGTGCTCGAGGCCGACGGCGTCAGCCCCACCGTCGAGGGACCGTTCCTGCTCAGGCTGCCCAATGTCACCCACCTGGCCACCGACATCACCGCCCGGGTCGGTTCGCGCACCGACGCCGCCAGGGTGGTGGACGCCCTCCACCCCACCGCCGCCGTGTGCGGCACCCCCCGCGAGGACGCGTACCAGATCATCGAACGGGTCGAAGGACTCGACCGAGGCCAGTTCTCCGGCCCGGTCGGGTGGATGACCGCCGACGGCTCCGGCCAGTGGGGAATCGGGCTGCGCTGCGGCCAGTTCGCCCCCGGTTCCCGCCGCGTGACCGTGTACGCCGGGGCGGGCATCATGCCCTCCTCCGACCCGGCGAAGGAGTGGCTCGAGACAGGGGCCAAGATGGAGGCGTTCCTGTCTGCGCTGCGCTGA